A stretch of Acidovorax sp. DW039 DNA encodes these proteins:
- a CDS encoding class I SAM-dependent methyltransferase translates to MIATIHAARAKGYINESVYPAHFHREIMPVWIQSTLIALGRAAPSLQSSYRWLELGCGNGISAVVAAATNPLGHFVAIDANPNAIEQARALAQLAGVTNVEFHCETFEQALSASQHSAPAYDFIVSHGVYSWVSRATRKSVHAIVHALLKPGGILYLSYASQPGSASAASAYKLMSQVASLQGGDCVQRTEYAVGLIDQLTRAGAGYLREQPRVAQEILHLAGLDINYTAHESISPHWESLHCADVIAEFEAIDCSYAGSAARIENIDAASVPQKCQPLLEELKNQGASIATQETFKDIVRNQSQRRDLFQRNNPSENNLLPPEIHRKNLLSQRVCLLQNFPNQDYCSNKSLRISTRIGPLEIPMELIHPLLLALKNGPMTYAELTQLARYKNQPGQINQLLQCLSDAGWIHYVRPDARDIISTETPSLLPLNRELSQLPVGVPPRNIKAIDLIGGSISIDTNP, encoded by the coding sequence ATGATTGCAACCATCCACGCAGCCCGAGCAAAGGGCTATATCAATGAAAGCGTTTACCCGGCACATTTCCACCGAGAGATCATGCCGGTGTGGATACAAAGTACCTTGATAGCGTTGGGACGAGCAGCACCAAGCCTTCAAAGCTCCTACCGCTGGTTAGAGCTGGGCTGCGGAAATGGGATTAGTGCAGTAGTAGCGGCTGCGACAAATCCTTTGGGACACTTCGTAGCCATCGATGCAAACCCTAACGCCATCGAACAAGCCAGGGCGCTTGCGCAATTGGCGGGCGTGACTAATGTCGAATTTCATTGTGAGACCTTCGAACAAGCCCTCAGCGCTTCACAACATTCCGCTCCAGCCTACGATTTCATAGTGAGCCACGGCGTGTATTCATGGGTGAGCCGGGCAACTCGCAAATCCGTTCACGCAATCGTCCACGCGCTTCTTAAACCTGGAGGAATTTTGTATCTGTCCTACGCGAGCCAACCTGGTAGCGCAAGTGCTGCGTCCGCATACAAACTGATGTCTCAGGTAGCTAGTCTCCAGGGGGGGGATTGCGTCCAGAGAACTGAGTATGCAGTGGGACTGATAGATCAACTCACCAGGGCTGGAGCGGGCTACTTACGGGAACAACCTCGCGTAGCCCAAGAAATACTCCACTTGGCAGGTCTGGATATCAATTACACAGCGCACGAGTCGATCTCTCCGCATTGGGAATCTTTGCACTGTGCTGATGTTATAGCCGAATTCGAAGCCATTGATTGCAGTTATGCAGGCAGCGCTGCTCGTATCGAAAACATAGACGCTGCATCCGTTCCACAAAAATGCCAACCCCTATTAGAAGAACTGAAAAATCAAGGTGCATCAATTGCCACACAGGAAACGTTCAAAGACATTGTACGAAACCAATCTCAACGACGTGATCTATTTCAAAGAAACAATCCATCTGAGAATAATCTTCTTCCGCCGGAAATTCATCGAAAAAATCTCCTGAGTCAACGAGTTTGTTTACTGCAAAACTTTCCAAATCAAGATTACTGTTCTAACAAAAGTCTACGCATAAGCACAAGGATTGGCCCACTAGAAATACCGATGGAGCTCATCCACCCCCTACTTTTGGCACTAAAAAATGGGCCAATGACTTATGCCGAATTGACTCAGTTGGCGAGATACAAAAATCAGCCAGGTCAGATTAATCAATTGCTTCAATGCTTGTCTGATGCCGGATGGATACATTACGTTCGACCTGATGCACGCGATATCATCTCAACAGAAACCCCTTCGTTGCTGCCCCTCAATCGGGAATTAAGTCAATTACCTGTAGGTGTACCTCCACGCAACATCAAGGCTATAGATTTGATTGGCGGATCAATATCGATTGATACGAATCCATAA